The Lactuca sativa cultivar Salinas chromosome 2, Lsat_Salinas_v11, whole genome shotgun sequence genome includes a window with the following:
- the LOC128132047 gene encoding cytochrome P450 76T24-like, with protein sequence MEYQTLFFVLSSLFPLIIYALTSWRRRNSRLPPGPKGFPIIGNLLEFGDKPHQSLAILSKRYGPLMSLKLGSNTSIVISSPDITKEFFNTHDVAFLNRSAPKAIQLGDFHKYSIVWMEAGDQWRKLRRMTKEYMFSVQQLDASEVLRREKVQELVNHVNQCCIEEKPLNVGACAFTTSLNILSNFMFSIDLAEYGPKSTQQFQDLVLQAMQAGAKPGLPDLFPILHSLDPLELIWSENVYAKKMLAIFDKIINDRLRTRSDGVSTKSNDVLDLLLDQHSSFTQNDMRHLFLTLFMAGTDTTSSTLEWAMSELIRNPEKMKIARLEVDKLMQNNNNGNIQESDISQLTYLQAVIKETMRLHPPAPFLIPRQALHDVAIHGFVVPKNAQILCNVWAMGRDPNIWSDPEMFMPERFLDVKIDYKGQDFELIPFGAGRRMCPGLNLANRMLHIILASLIHKFDWKVVGNTRPQDIDMGEKYGITLQKAEPLMVIPIKL encoded by the exons ATGGAGTATCAAACCCTCTTCTTCGTGCTTTCTTCTCTTTTCCCATTGATCATCTATGCCTTAACCAGTTGGAGAAGGCGCAATTCGCGGTTACCACCAGGACCTAAAGGTTTTCCCATCATCGGAAACCTCTTAGAATTCGGTGACAAACCCCATCAATCTCTTGCCATATTATCTAAACGTTATGGTCCTTTAATGTCACTGAAGCTCGGAAGCAATACAAGCATAGTTATTTCATCTCCTGATATCACCAAAGAGTTCTTTAACACACATGATGTAGCCTTCTTAAACCGATCAGCTCCTAAGGCTATCCAGCTCGGAGACTTTCATAAATACTCTATAGTTTGGATGGAGGCCGGAGATCAATGGAGAAAATTGAGAAGAATGACCAAGGAGTATATGTTCTCTGTTCAACAACTAGACGCTAGCGAAGTACTACGACGGGAAAAG GTACAAGAACTGGTCAACCATGTTAATCAATGTTGTATAGAGGAAAAACCTTTGAACGTAGGTGCATGTGCTTTCACGACGAGTCTCAACATCCTTTCCAACTTTATGTTTTCGATTGATCTTGCTGAATATGGTCCAAAATCAACACAACAATTCCAAGACTTAGTATTGCAAGCGATGCAAGCTGGTGCAAAGCCAGGTCTACCGGACCTTTTTCCTATACTTCACTCGTTGGATCCACTAGAGTTAATATGGTCGGAAAATGTTTATGCTAAGAAAATGTTGGCTATTTTCGATAAGATCATCAATGACAGGTTGCGAACTAGATCTGATGGTGTTTCAACCAAAAGCAATGATGTTCTAGACTTACTGCTCGACCAACACTCTAGTTTTACTCAAAATGATATGAGACACTTATTTTTG ACACTATTTATGGCGGGAACCGACACCACATCAAGCACGTTGGAATGGGCGATGTCGGAACTGATTCGTAACCCGGAGAAAATGAAAATAGCAAGGTTGGAGGTCGATAAACTCATGCAAAACAACAACAATGGAAACATACAAGAATCTGATATCTCGCAACTCACGTACCTACAAGCTGTGATTAAGGAAACTATGAGACTTCATCCTCCTGCCCCTTTTCTTATCCCTCGCCAAGCCCTACATGACGTTGCTATTCATGGTTTCGTTGTGCCTAAAAATGCACAAATTTTGTGTAACGTTTGGGCTATGGGTCGAGACCCAAACATATGGTCAGACCCAGAAATGTTCATGCCTGAGAGGTTTTTGGACGTGAAGATTGACTATAAAGGCCAAGATTTTGAGCTTATTCCATTTGGTGCAGGAAGGAGGATGTGTCCAGGATTGAATCTTGCTAATAGAATGCTACACATAATATTGGcatctttaattcataagtttgaTTGGAAGGTTGTGGGAAATACTAGACCTCAAGATATTGATATGGGAGAAAAGTACGGGATCACTTTGCAAAAGGCTGAACCACTCATGGTTATCCCTATCAAACTTTGA
- the LOC128132387 gene encoding protein FAR1-RELATED SEQUENCE 5-like: MEVIVVGSADIRGGGSGGGCLGESSSSVDYVQYCGNVIGEHVYKPDVPVQFIPFQGLVFKSLELVIKMYFEYAEIGGFDVRLSTQSRFDNKIIKKKHVICNRGGNRKINLQIQIQELLFDELHNQPLEKRSDLKKKARQMSYSEKEFIVCASTSKIGPTTTHKLRASMRGEYEFVNPKVAVCRNLRRDINRVIGYKDAQVIVNTMKDRRAHYPNYSFEFNCQDDVLESMFWANEMEKAYYVEFGDVISFDATFLTNKYRMVFVPFTVIDHHKKSVTVAAGLLSNESIESYSWLLKAFLITHVKEPTLVLTDQDVAIKEAIENVFPNSKHPLCMWHIMKNLKSKRSDDFFTNTDFRKDSRNLFGTLICNFMSLR, from the exons GTGAATCTTCGAGTTCAGTAGATTATGTGCAATATTGTGGTAATGTAATTGGAGAACATGTCTATAAGCCAGATGTACCTGTTCAATTTATTCCATTTCAAGGTTTAGTCTTCAAATCATTAGAGTTGGTCATCAAAATGTATTTTGAGTATGCTGAAATTGGTGGGTTTGATGTGAGACTGAGCACACAGTCAAGGTTTGATAACAAGATTATAAAGAAGAAACATGTTATATGTAATCGTGGTGGAAACAGAAAAATAAATcttcaaattcaaattcaagAGTTATTG TTTGATGAACTTCATAACCAACCACTTGAGAAGAGaagtgatttaaaaaaaaaagcgaGGCAAATGTCATATTCAGAAAAAGAGTTTATAGTGTGTGCTTCAACATCAAAAATAGGTCCAACTACGACTCATAAGTTGAGGGCAAGTATGAGAGGtgagtatgagtttgtaaacccTAAAGTAGCTGTCTGTAGAAATTTAAGGAGAGATATCAACAGGGTTATAGGTTATAAAGATGCTCAAGTGATAGTAAACACAATGAAAGATCGTCGAGCTCACTATCCAAATTACTCATTTGAGTTTAATTGTCAAGATGATGTTTTGGAATCTATGTTTTGGGCTAATGAAATGGAAAAGGCATATTATGTTGAATTTGGTGATGTTATCTCGTTTGATGCGACTTTCCTAACAAACAA GTATCGAATGGTTTTTGTTCCATTTACTGTTATTGACCATCATAAAAAATCAGTTACTGTTGCAGCGGGGTTGCTAAGCAATGAAAGCATTGAATCCTACTCTTGGTTGCTTAAAGCGTTTCTTATAACTCATGTGAAAGAACCAACACTTGTTTTAACCGATCAAGATGTTGCAATAAAAGAAGCAATTGAGAATGTGTTTCCTAATTCAAAGCACCCATTATGTATGTGGCATATAATGAAGAACTTGAAAAGCAag aGATCAGATGATTTTTTTACAAACACAGACTTTAGAAAAGATTCTCGAAACTTGTTTGGGACATTAATATGCAACTTTATGTCTTTGAGGTGA